The Xanthomonas indica genome has a segment encoding these proteins:
- a CDS encoding adenine phosphoribosyltransferase, with amino-acid sequence MNDSSCCGAPSDAPAHWSDRIRDIADFPKPGIVFKDITPLLADGPDFASAVDALAQPWRGTPLDAVLGIEARGFILGAPLAHELRTGFVPVRKPGKLPAQTLAQDYGLEYGRDRIEIHADALQPGMRVLLVDDVLATGGTLLAALALAQRMGAEVVAATVLVELAGLGARARWPADIPLTAPLRY; translated from the coding sequence ATGAACGATTCCTCCTGTTGCGGCGCGCCCAGCGACGCACCGGCCCACTGGTCCGACCGCATCCGCGATATCGCCGATTTCCCGAAACCGGGCATCGTGTTCAAGGACATCACCCCGCTGCTGGCCGACGGGCCGGATTTCGCCTCTGCCGTGGATGCGCTGGCCCAGCCCTGGCGCGGCACCCCGCTGGACGCGGTGCTGGGCATCGAGGCGCGCGGCTTCATCCTCGGCGCGCCGCTGGCGCACGAACTGCGCACCGGGTTCGTGCCGGTGCGCAAGCCCGGCAAGCTGCCGGCGCAGACCCTGGCCCAGGACTATGGCCTGGAGTACGGCCGCGACCGCATCGAGATCCATGCCGATGCACTGCAGCCGGGCATGCGCGTGCTGCTGGTCGACGACGTCCTCGCCACCGGCGGCACCCTGCTGGCCGCGCTGGCGCTGGCGCAGCGGATGGGCGCCGAGGTGGTCGCGGCGACGGTGCTGGTGGAACTGGCCGGGCTCGGCGCGCGGGCGCGCTGGCCCGCGGACATCCCGCTCACCGCGCCGCTGCGCTACTGA
- a CDS encoding efflux RND transporter permease subunit yields MLPRFFIHRPIFAWVLAICIMAAGAIAVFTLPIEQYPDIAPPSVNVTATYNGASAQTVEDSVTQVIEQQIKGIDHLLYFSSTSSSSGQARISITFDQAANPDIAQVQVQNAVNQALNRLPQEVQQQGVTVAKSQGDSLMAVAIYDRTDRMDNVDISDYLVSTLQDPISRINGVGEINVFGAQYAMRVWLDPHKLTAYQLMPGDVRSAILAQNTQVTAGELGALPTGAEQELNATVTAQSRLQTPEQFRQIILATRADGSSVRLGDVARVEIGAENYQNNATLNGHPASGFSVTLSAGANAIATSDAIHATIERLKPTFPPGLDVAYPRDSTPFVRISIENVVHTLAEAIVLVVVVMFLFLQNARATLIPAITVPVVLLGTFGILAAAGFTINTLTLFAMVLAIGLLVDDAIVVVENVERIMHEEHLPPREATERSMGEITGALIGITVVLGAVFLPMAFFGGSTGIIYRQFSITIASAMALSALVALTLTPALCATLLKPVEQERKLGRFFQWFNRSVERGQQAYQRRLGTVLQRPRRWLALYALVVLAMVVLYMRMPTGFLPVEDQGQVQIQFTTPEGTPLAKTQALGKRISDYFMTHEKANLTAIFMVVGRNNAGTGQNAGQAFVALTPWGERNRDNTAQAIIDRANAHFRDVGDAKISVLSPPAVRGLGQSSGFELWIRDSDGAGRAALLKAQQQVLKAAGDDPQLTAVRLNGLGDKAQLQVDIDHAQASALGLAQSDINATLATAWGGSYVNDFIDRGRVKRVYVQGDAPYRALPEDIAQWYVRGSSGQMAPFASFASTHWTRGPQLQQRFNGLPAAQIQGGAAAGSSSGEAMQRMQALVAKQEGFDLQWSGLSYQEQLSSNQTLWLYTASILFIFLCLAALYESWSIPVAVLLVIPLGVVGTVLATTLAGFVNDIYFQVGLLTTIGLSAKNAILIVEFAEARQRAGMPLLEATLEGARLRLRPIVMTSLAFVAGVLPLALSTGAGASSRREIGVCVIGGMITGTALAVLLVPLFFVLVRRLFHGPARQDASAAAV; encoded by the coding sequence ATGCTGCCGCGTTTCTTCATCCACCGCCCGATCTTCGCCTGGGTCCTGGCGATCTGCATCATGGCCGCCGGCGCCATCGCCGTGTTCACCTTGCCGATCGAGCAGTACCCGGACATCGCGCCGCCCTCGGTCAACGTCACCGCGACCTACAACGGCGCCTCGGCGCAGACCGTGGAGGACAGCGTCACCCAGGTGATCGAACAGCAGATCAAGGGCATCGACCACCTGCTGTACTTCTCCTCGACCAGTTCCTCGTCCGGCCAGGCGCGGATCAGCATCACCTTCGACCAGGCGGCCAATCCCGACATCGCCCAGGTGCAGGTGCAGAACGCGGTCAACCAGGCGCTCAACCGCCTGCCGCAGGAAGTGCAGCAGCAGGGCGTGACCGTGGCCAAGTCGCAGGGCGACAGCCTGATGGCGGTGGCGATCTACGACCGCACCGACCGCATGGACAACGTCGACATCTCCGACTACCTGGTCAGCACCCTGCAGGACCCGATCAGCCGCATCAACGGCGTCGGCGAGATCAACGTGTTCGGCGCGCAGTACGCGATGCGGGTGTGGCTGGACCCGCACAAGCTCACTGCCTACCAGCTCATGCCGGGCGACGTGCGCAGCGCGATCCTGGCGCAGAACACCCAGGTCACCGCCGGCGAACTCGGCGCGCTGCCCACCGGCGCCGAGCAGGAACTCAATGCCACGGTCACTGCGCAGTCGCGGCTGCAGACCCCCGAGCAGTTCCGGCAGATCATCCTGGCCACGCGCGCCGACGGCTCCAGCGTGCGCCTGGGCGATGTGGCGCGGGTGGAGATCGGCGCGGAGAACTACCAGAACAACGCCACGCTCAACGGCCACCCGGCGTCCGGCTTCTCGGTGACGCTGTCTGCCGGCGCCAATGCGATCGCCACCTCCGACGCGATCCACGCCACCATCGAACGGCTCAAGCCGACCTTCCCGCCGGGCCTGGACGTGGCCTATCCGCGCGACAGCACGCCGTTCGTGCGGATCTCGATCGAGAACGTGGTGCACACCCTGGCCGAGGCGATCGTGCTGGTGGTGGTGGTGATGTTCCTGTTCCTGCAGAACGCCCGCGCCACGCTGATCCCGGCGATCACCGTGCCGGTGGTGCTGCTGGGCACCTTCGGCATCCTCGCCGCGGCCGGTTTCACCATCAACACGCTGACCCTGTTCGCGATGGTGCTGGCGATCGGCCTGCTGGTCGACGACGCCATCGTGGTGGTGGAGAACGTCGAGCGGATCATGCACGAGGAGCATCTGCCGCCGCGCGAGGCCACCGAGCGCTCGATGGGCGAGATCACCGGCGCGCTGATCGGCATCACCGTGGTGCTGGGCGCGGTGTTCCTGCCGATGGCGTTCTTCGGCGGCTCCACCGGCATCATCTACCGGCAGTTCTCCATCACCATCGCCTCGGCCATGGCGCTGTCGGCGCTGGTCGCGCTGACGCTGACCCCGGCGCTGTGCGCGACCCTGCTCAAGCCGGTGGAGCAGGAGCGCAAGCTCGGCCGGTTCTTCCAATGGTTCAACCGCAGCGTCGAGCGTGGCCAGCAGGCCTACCAGCGTCGCCTCGGCACCGTGCTGCAGCGGCCGCGGCGCTGGCTGGCGCTGTACGCGCTGGTGGTGCTGGCGATGGTCGTGCTGTACATGCGCATGCCCACCGGCTTCCTGCCGGTGGAGGACCAGGGCCAGGTGCAGATCCAGTTCACCACCCCGGAAGGCACGCCGTTGGCCAAGACCCAGGCCCTGGGCAAGCGCATCAGCGACTATTTCATGACCCACGAGAAGGCGAACCTGACCGCGATCTTCATGGTGGTGGGCCGCAACAACGCCGGCACCGGGCAGAACGCCGGCCAGGCGTTCGTGGCGCTCACGCCGTGGGGCGAGCGCAACCGCGACAACACCGCGCAGGCCATCATCGACCGCGCCAACGCGCATTTCCGCGATGTCGGCGACGCCAAGATCAGCGTGCTGTCGCCGCCGGCAGTGCGCGGCCTGGGCCAGTCCAGCGGCTTCGAGCTGTGGATCCGCGACAGCGACGGCGCCGGCCGCGCCGCGCTGCTGAAGGCGCAGCAGCAGGTGCTCAAGGCCGCCGGCGACGATCCGCAGCTGACCGCGGTGCGGCTCAACGGCCTGGGCGACAAGGCGCAGCTGCAGGTGGACATCGACCATGCGCAGGCCAGCGCGCTGGGGCTGGCGCAGAGCGACATCAACGCGACCCTGGCCACCGCCTGGGGCGGCAGCTACGTCAACGACTTCATCGACCGCGGCCGGGTCAAGCGCGTGTACGTGCAGGGCGATGCGCCGTACCGCGCGCTGCCGGAGGACATCGCGCAGTGGTACGTGCGCGGCAGCAGCGGGCAGATGGCGCCGTTCGCCAGTTTCGCCAGCACCCACTGGACCCGCGGCCCGCAGCTGCAGCAGCGCTTCAATGGGCTGCCGGCGGCGCAGATCCAGGGCGGCGCGGCGGCCGGCAGCAGTTCCGGCGAGGCGATGCAGCGGATGCAGGCGCTGGTGGCCAAGCAGGAGGGCTTCGACCTGCAGTGGAGCGGGCTGTCCTACCAGGAGCAGTTGTCCAGCAACCAGACGCTGTGGCTGTACACGGCCTCGATCCTGTTCATTTTCCTGTGCCTGGCGGCGTTGTACGAGAGTTGGTCGATCCCGGTGGCGGTGCTGCTGGTGATCCCGCTGGGCGTGGTCGGCACGGTGCTGGCGACCACGCTGGCCGGCTTCGTCAACGACATCTATTTCCAGGTCGGCCTGCTGACCACGATCGGCCTGTCGGCGAAGAACGCGATCCTGATCGTCGAGTTCGCCGAAGCGCGGCAGCGCGCCGGCATGCCGTTGCTCGAGGCGACCCTGGAAGGTGCGCGGCTGCGCCTGCGGCCGATCGTGATGACCTCGCTGGCATTCGTGGCCGGCGTGCTGCCGCTGGCGCTGTCCACCGGCGCCGGCGCCTCCAGCCGCCGCGAGATCGGCGTGTGCGTGATCGGCGGCATGATCACCGGCACCGCGCTGGCGGTGCTGCTGGTGCCGCTGTTCTTCGTATTGGTGCGCCGTCTGTTCCACGGTCCGGCGCGGCAGGACGCGAGCGCTGCGGCGGTGTAG
- the dbpA gene encoding ATP-dependent RNA helicase DbpA, which translates to MTDFATLSLSPALAPGIDALGYTSMTPVQAQSLPPILAGRDAIVQAPTGSGKTAAFGLGLLHKLDPALSRAQALVLCPTRELADQVGKQLRKLATGIPNMKLVVLTGGMPLAPQLASLEAHDPQVVVGTPGRIQELARKRALHLGGVRTLVLDEADRMLDMGFEEPIREIASRCDKHRQSLLFSATFPEAIRALARDLLKDPAEITVEGADSAPEIDQQFFEVDPTYRQKAVAGLLLRFTPESSVVFCNTRKEVDEVAGSLQQFGFSALALHGDMEQRDRDEVLVRFVNRSCNVLVASDVAARGLDVEDLAAVINYELPTDSETYRHRIGRTARAGKHGLALSLVAPRETARAQALETEQGQPLRWSRAPLATARPAQLPQAAMVTLRIDGGKTDKLRPGDILGALTGDAGLSGAAIGKIAIYPTRSYVAIARAHAGKALAQLQAGKIKGRRFRVAKL; encoded by the coding sequence ATGACCGATTTCGCCACCCTCTCCCTCTCCCCGGCGCTTGCGCCCGGCATCGATGCGCTCGGCTACACCAGCATGACCCCGGTGCAGGCGCAGAGCCTGCCGCCGATCCTGGCCGGACGCGATGCGATCGTGCAGGCGCCCACCGGCAGCGGCAAGACCGCCGCGTTCGGCCTGGGCCTGCTGCACAAGCTGGATCCGGCGCTGAGCCGCGCGCAGGCGCTGGTGCTGTGTCCGACCCGCGAACTGGCAGACCAGGTCGGCAAGCAGTTGCGCAAGCTCGCCACCGGCATTCCCAACATGAAACTGGTGGTGCTGACCGGCGGCATGCCGCTGGCGCCGCAGCTGGCCTCGCTGGAGGCGCACGACCCGCAGGTGGTGGTCGGCACGCCCGGCCGCATCCAGGAGCTGGCACGCAAGCGCGCGCTCCACCTGGGCGGGGTGCGCACGCTGGTGCTGGACGAGGCCGACCGCATGCTCGACATGGGCTTCGAGGAGCCGATCCGCGAGATCGCCAGCCGCTGCGACAAGCACCGGCAAAGCCTGCTGTTCTCGGCCACCTTCCCCGAGGCGATCCGCGCACTGGCGCGCGACCTGCTCAAGGATCCGGCGGAGATCACCGTCGAAGGCGCCGACAGCGCGCCGGAGATCGACCAGCAGTTCTTCGAGGTCGACCCCACCTACCGGCAGAAGGCGGTGGCCGGCCTGCTGCTGCGCTTCACCCCCGAATCCAGCGTGGTGTTCTGCAATACCCGCAAGGAGGTCGACGAGGTCGCCGGCTCGCTGCAGCAGTTCGGGTTCTCCGCGCTGGCGCTGCATGGCGACATGGAGCAGCGCGACCGCGACGAGGTACTGGTGCGCTTCGTCAACCGCAGCTGCAACGTGCTGGTCGCCAGCGACGTGGCCGCGCGCGGGCTGGACGTGGAAGACCTGGCGGCGGTGATCAACTACGAACTGCCGACCGACAGCGAGACCTACCGCCATCGCATCGGCCGCACCGCCCGCGCCGGCAAGCACGGCCTGGCGCTGAGCCTGGTGGCGCCGCGCGAGACCGCGCGCGCGCAGGCGCTGGAAACCGAACAGGGCCAGCCGCTGCGCTGGTCGCGCGCGCCGCTGGCGACCGCGCGGCCGGCGCAGTTGCCGCAGGCGGCGATGGTGACCCTGCGCATCGACGGCGGCAAGACCGACAAGCTGCGTCCCGGCGACATCCTCGGCGCGCTGACCGGCGATGCCGGGCTGTCAGGCGCGGCGATCGGCAAGATCGCCATCTACCCCACCCGCTCCTACGTCGCCATCGCCCGCGCCCACGCCGGCAAGGCGCTGGCGCAGCTGCAGGCCGGCAAGATCAAGGGCCGCCGGTTCCGGGTCGCCAAGCTGTGA
- a CDS encoding TetR/AcrR family transcriptional regulator → MKGGTTLRGKNKQAATATPASSASATPARPRGRPALARPRLLAAARALLLEHGLEVSLEQIAGQAGLTRQSLYNHFSSKAELLMQVFEALNEELQARFENIGSATAQDLPATLRQIAVTVPAHLYAPDALRLHRLLVQASAQMPDLLQSLHQRRAGRLRERLSALLQALHARGDVQVDTPFLAATAFIGATFGYAYPGAMLNGQAPDAATQQALAEEVVATFLAAWRYRGATPP, encoded by the coding sequence ATGAAGGGAGGCACAACCCTTCGCGGCAAGAATAAGCAGGCAGCGACCGCGACGCCCGCGTCGTCGGCATCGGCCACGCCCGCGCGACCGCGCGGCAGGCCGGCGCTGGCGCGACCGCGCCTGCTGGCGGCGGCGCGCGCCCTGCTGCTGGAGCATGGGCTGGAGGTGTCGCTGGAACAGATCGCCGGCCAGGCCGGGCTGACTCGGCAGAGCCTGTACAACCATTTTTCCAGCAAGGCCGAGCTGTTGATGCAGGTGTTCGAGGCCTTGAACGAGGAACTGCAGGCGCGCTTCGAGAACATCGGCAGCGCCACCGCGCAGGATCTGCCGGCGACCCTGCGGCAGATCGCGGTGACCGTGCCGGCGCACCTGTACGCGCCCGACGCCCTGCGCCTGCATCGCCTGCTGGTGCAGGCCAGCGCGCAGATGCCGGACCTGTTGCAGTCGCTGCACCAACGCCGCGCCGGCCGCCTGCGCGAGCGCCTGAGCGCCCTGCTGCAAGCCCTGCACGCGCGCGGCGACGTGCAGGTCGACACACCCTTCCTCGCCGCCACCGCCTTCATCGGCGCCACCTTCGGCTACGCGTACCCCGGCGCGATGCTCAATGGGCAGGCGCCGGACGCGGCCACCCAGCAGGCATTGGCGGAGGAAGTGGTGGCGACCTTCCTGGCCGCCTGGCGCTACCGCGGCGCGACGCCGCCCTGA
- a CDS encoding ATP-binding cassette domain-containing protein, with amino-acid sequence MALITLQNLDYSVGGPLLLEKTDLTIEPGERIALIGRNGAGKSTLMKLIAGELKPDDGEVRVQQGVRIARLEQEVPHGAAGSVFDVVADGLGALGHWLAEFHRLSHAAEFDGDALGAVQSKIDAADGWALDQRVNETLTRLELDGDAEFARLSGGMKRRVLLARALVSSPDLLLLDEPTNHLDIEAIDWLEGFLKGWNGSVVFVTHDRRFLRALATRIVEIDRGQVSSWPGDWANYERRREERLNAQAQENARFDKLLAQEEVWIRQGIKARRTRDEGRVRRLEAMRRERTQRRELGGNVRMEAAQGESSGKKVIEAKDLSFAFGARSMVRDFSTTILRGDRIGLIGPNGSGKTTLLKLLLGELTPDQGEVRAGTNLQVAYFDQYRATLREDWSAIENVAEGRDFIEVNGKRKHVHAYLQDFLFTPERARAPITRLSGGERNRLLLARLFAQPSNLLVMDEPTNDLDVETLELLEELLGDYSGTLLLVSHDRDFIDNVVTSTMVMEGDGRIGEYVGGYSDWVRQRPAAPASAMAVAKASATAAATTPVTAAPAPAPAKRKLSYKDARELEQLPARIETLEQQVAALTEAMTDPAFYQRDAAAVNAHTQALSQAQADLDAAYARWSELDG; translated from the coding sequence ATGGCTCTTATCACTCTGCAGAACCTCGACTACAGCGTCGGCGGCCCCTTGTTGCTGGAAAAGACTGACCTGACGATCGAGCCGGGCGAACGCATCGCCCTGATCGGCCGCAACGGCGCCGGCAAATCCACGTTGATGAAACTGATCGCCGGCGAGCTCAAGCCCGATGACGGCGAGGTCCGGGTCCAGCAGGGCGTGCGCATCGCGCGGCTGGAACAGGAGGTGCCGCATGGCGCCGCCGGCAGCGTGTTCGACGTGGTCGCCGACGGCCTGGGCGCGCTTGGCCATTGGCTGGCCGAGTTCCACCGGCTCAGCCATGCGGCCGAGTTCGACGGCGATGCGCTGGGCGCGGTGCAGTCGAAGATCGATGCGGCCGACGGCTGGGCCCTGGATCAGCGGGTCAACGAGACCCTGACCCGCCTGGAGCTGGACGGCGATGCCGAGTTCGCGCGGCTGTCCGGCGGCATGAAGCGCCGCGTGCTGCTGGCGCGGGCGCTGGTGTCGTCGCCGGACCTGCTGTTGCTGGACGAACCGACCAACCACCTCGACATCGAGGCCATCGACTGGCTGGAAGGCTTCCTCAAGGGCTGGAACGGCAGCGTGGTGTTCGTCACCCACGACCGGCGTTTCCTGCGCGCCCTGGCCACGCGCATCGTCGAGATCGACCGCGGCCAGGTCAGCAGTTGGCCGGGCGACTGGGCCAACTACGAGCGCCGCCGCGAGGAGCGGCTCAATGCGCAGGCGCAGGAAAACGCGCGCTTCGACAAGCTGCTGGCGCAGGAAGAAGTGTGGATCCGCCAGGGCATCAAGGCGCGGCGCACCCGCGACGAGGGCCGGGTGCGACGCCTGGAAGCGATGCGCCGCGAGCGCACCCAGCGCCGCGAACTCGGCGGCAACGTACGCATGGAGGCCGCGCAGGGCGAGTCCTCCGGCAAGAAGGTGATCGAGGCCAAGGACCTGAGTTTCGCCTTCGGCGCGCGCAGCATGGTGCGGGATTTTTCCACCACCATCCTGCGCGGCGACCGTATCGGCCTGATCGGCCCCAACGGCAGCGGCAAGACCACGCTGCTGAAGCTGCTGCTGGGCGAATTGACCCCGGACCAGGGCGAAGTGCGCGCCGGCACCAATCTGCAGGTGGCGTACTTCGACCAGTACCGCGCCACCCTGCGCGAGGACTGGAGCGCGATCGAGAACGTGGCCGAGGGCCGCGACTTCATCGAGGTCAACGGCAAGCGCAAGCACGTGCATGCCTACCTGCAGGATTTCCTGTTCACCCCGGAACGCGCGCGCGCGCCGATCACCCGCCTGTCGGGTGGCGAGCGCAATCGCCTGCTGCTGGCGCGGCTGTTTGCGCAGCCGTCCAACCTGCTGGTGATGGACGAGCCGACCAACGACCTGGACGTGGAAACCCTGGAGCTGCTGGAAGAACTGCTCGGCGACTACAGCGGCACCTTGTTGCTGGTCAGCCATGACCGCGACTTCATCGACAACGTGGTGACCTCGACCATGGTCATGGAAGGCGACGGCCGCATCGGCGAATACGTCGGCGGCTACAGCGACTGGGTGCGCCAGCGCCCGGCGGCGCCGGCCAGCGCGATGGCGGTGGCCAAGGCCTCGGCCACCGCCGCGGCGACCACGCCGGTGACGGCGGCACCCGCGCCCGCGCCGGCCAAGCGCAAGCTCAGCTACAAGGACGCGCGGGAACTGGAGCAGTTGCCGGCGCGGATCGAAACGCTGGAACAGCAGGTCGCGGCGCTGACCGAGGCGATGACCGACCCGGCGTTCTACCAGCGCGACGCGGCGGCGGTGAACGCGCACACGCAGGCGCTGAGCCAGGCGCAGGCGGACCTGGATGCGGCGTATGCGCGGTGGAGCGAACTGGACGGTTGA
- a CDS encoding efflux RND transporter periplasmic adaptor subunit, translated as MPAPLVQRRCALPLLLSVVVLAFAGCKGGGKAPTPATKTVEVVTLQPQRVPLSVELAGRTVASEESEVRPQVSGILRQRLFEEGATVRAGQPLFQIEPTLYQAAVNQAQANLATAEATLAAATLRAERYRTLGKTQLAAQQDVDDAQAAYKQALASRDAQRAALDTARTQLRFATVLAPIGGRIGRARVTPGALVTANQTDAIAKIQQLDPMNVDITQSGNQFLALRRAIAAGGVQPASTQVRLTLSDGTEYPLPGTLEFADLDVEETTGAVTLRARFPNPDAQLLPGMYVRALVGQGVRQQALLVPQAAVDRTPRGEAVAWVVGADNVVRQREFTTLRAVGDRWLVGTGLKPGERVVVAGRQGLSDGAKVTVKTAAAAAPADSQG; from the coding sequence ATGCCCGCGCCTCTCGTCCAGCGCCGCTGCGCGTTGCCGTTGCTGCTGTCCGTCGTCGTGCTCGCCTTCGCCGGCTGCAAGGGCGGAGGCAAGGCCCCGACGCCGGCCACGAAGACGGTGGAGGTGGTGACCCTGCAGCCGCAGCGCGTGCCGTTGAGCGTGGAGCTGGCCGGGCGCACCGTCGCGTCGGAAGAATCGGAGGTGCGGCCGCAGGTCAGCGGCATCCTGCGCCAGCGGCTGTTCGAAGAAGGCGCCACGGTGCGCGCCGGGCAGCCGCTCTTCCAGATCGAGCCGACCCTGTACCAGGCCGCGGTCAACCAGGCGCAGGCCAATCTGGCCACCGCCGAGGCCACGCTTGCCGCCGCCACGTTGCGTGCCGAGCGCTACCGCACCCTCGGCAAGACCCAACTGGCCGCGCAGCAGGATGTGGACGATGCGCAGGCTGCCTACAAGCAGGCGCTGGCCAGCCGCGACGCGCAACGCGCGGCGCTGGACACCGCCCGCACGCAGCTGCGCTTCGCCACGGTGCTGGCGCCGATCGGCGGGCGCATCGGCCGCGCGCGGGTGACGCCGGGCGCGCTGGTCACCGCCAACCAGACCGACGCCATCGCCAAGATCCAGCAACTGGATCCGATGAACGTGGACATCACCCAGTCCGGCAACCAGTTCCTGGCGCTGCGCCGGGCGATCGCCGCCGGCGGCGTGCAGCCGGCCAGCACGCAGGTGCGGCTGACCCTGTCCGACGGCACCGAGTACCCGCTGCCGGGCACGCTAGAATTCGCCGACCTCGACGTGGAGGAGACCACCGGCGCGGTGACCCTGCGCGCGCGTTTCCCCAATCCCGATGCGCAACTGCTGCCGGGCATGTACGTGCGCGCGCTGGTCGGGCAGGGCGTGCGCCAGCAGGCCTTGCTGGTGCCGCAGGCCGCAGTGGACCGCACCCCGCGCGGCGAGGCGGTGGCCTGGGTGGTGGGCGCCGACAACGTGGTGCGCCAGCGCGAATTCACCACGTTGCGCGCGGTCGGCGACCGCTGGCTGGTCGGCACTGGCCTGAAGCCCGGCGAGCGGGTGGTGGTCGCGGGCCGGCAAGGCCTCAGCGACGGCGCCAAGGTGACGGTGAAGACCGCCGCCGCGGCCGCGCCTGCCGACAGCCAGGGCTGA